A region from the Alphaproteobacteria bacterium genome encodes:
- a CDS encoding 30S ribosomal protein S5 translates to MARFDDKKLQTDNLVDKLVSINRVSKTVKGGRNMSFSALVVVGDKAGRVGFGKGKALEVQSAVQKATKAAKAKMIRVPLKEGRTLHHDSAAKYGASKLVVRSAVPGTGIIAGGALRAVFECLGVQDVVVKSQGSNNPNNMIRAAFLAFNKMNSPKTVAARRGKTVAEIIAGRDGKKLEVADEADAK, encoded by the coding sequence ATGGCACGTTTTGATGATAAAAAATTGCAGACAGATAACTTGGTTGATAAATTAGTTTCTATTAACCGTGTGTCTAAGACTGTAAAGGGCGGTCGCAATATGTCTTTCTCGGCATTGGTTGTTGTCGGGGACAAAGCAGGTCGCGTAGGTTTTGGTAAAGGTAAAGCGTTGGAAGTGCAATCTGCAGTGCAGAAGGCAACCAAGGCAGCCAAAGCGAAAATGATTCGTGTACCACTGAAAGAAGGTCGTACACTGCATCATGACAGCGCAGCAAAATATGGCGCTAGCAAATTGGTTGTACGTAGTGCAGTTCCAGGTACTGGTATCATCGCTGGTGGTGCGTTGCGTGCGGTGTTTGAATGTTTGGGCGTTCAGGACGTTGTTGTTAAATCACAGGGTTCAAATAATCCAAACAACATGATTCGTGCGGCGTTCTTGGCGTTTAACAAGATGAATTCGCCAAAGACTGTGGCGGCACGTCGTGGCAAGACAGTGGCAGAAATCATCGCAGGTCGTGATGGCAAAAAATTAGAAGTTGCCGATGAAGCGGATGCAAAATAA
- the rplR gene encoding 50S ribosomal protein L18, translating into MLKHLNSEERRTLANRGALKRKNPGKIRLSVFRSGRHIEIQAIDDTKGHTICAASSKEKAFAGKGWNVAGAELVGKAFAERVVAAKIADNCYFDRGGYRYHGRVKALCEAIRAGGVRI; encoded by the coding sequence ATGTTGAAACATTTGAATTCAGAAGAAAGACGTACACTGGCGAATCGCGGTGCGTTGAAAAGAAAAAATCCTGGCAAGATTCGTTTGTCAGTTTTCCGTTCTGGTCGTCATATTGAAATCCAGGCGATTGATGACACCAAGGGACACACAATCTGTGCGGCTTCGTCCAAAGAAAAGGCGTTTGCAGGCAAGGGTTGGAATGTTGCCGGTGCCGAACTGGTTGGTAAAGCATTTGCAGAACGTGTAGTTGCTGCTAAGATTGCTGACAACTGTTATTTTGATCGTGGCGGTTATCGCTATCATGGTCGTGTTAAGGCACTGTGCGAAGCAATCCGCGCAGGTGGCGTAAGAATTTAA
- the rplF gene encoding 50S ribosomal protein L6, with protein sequence MSRAGKYPVKLSEGVSVAIVDNAVIVKGPKGELSLPLDTKNAGLVDIVIEEGQVVINPKDAEEKQSRTMWGTMARNIRNAVEGVSKGFEKEMYMKGVGYKASVKGSQLVLVAGYSHDVIMDIPAGLTVVMGDAPTEFTIKGMDKCLVGQFADKVHKVRKVDPYKGKGIFYKGERIRRKEGKKK encoded by the coding sequence ATGTCACGTGCAGGAAAATATCCAGTTAAACTGAGTGAAGGCGTATCTGTCGCGATTGTGGACAACGCTGTGATTGTTAAAGGACCAAAAGGTGAACTGAGTTTGCCATTGGATACAAAGAATGCTGGCTTGGTCGATATTGTTATCGAAGAAGGTCAGGTTGTTATTAACCCAAAAGATGCCGAAGAAAAACAGTCGCGTACAATGTGGGGCACAATGGCACGCAATATTCGTAATGCGGTCGAAGGTGTTTCCAAAGGCTTTGAAAAAGAAATGTACATGAAGGGTGTTGGTTATAAAGCATCTGTTAAGGGCAGTCAATTGGTTTTGGTTGCGGGCTATTCACATGATGTTATCATGGACATCCCAGCGGGTTTGACCGTTGTGATGGGTGATGCACCAACAGAATTCACCATTAAAGGTATGGATAAATGCTTGGTTGGGCAATTTGCTGATAAAGTTCACAAAGTGCGCAAGGTAGATCCATACAAGGGTAAAGGTATCTTCTATAAGGGCGAAAGAATCCGCCGCAAAGAAGGTAAGAAGAAATAA
- the rpsH gene encoding 30S ribosomal protein S8, whose product MSLSHPIGDMVTRIRNGQNAGKETIVVPNSKLRQAVLSVLKEEGFITDFRIDAIDEHRSNLVVELKYVGGNGAIQEISVVSKPGRRVYSGSAKMPKVLNGLGIAIVSTPNGVMTDHKARLMNVGGEVLCKVI is encoded by the coding sequence ATGTCACTATCACACCCAATCGGCGATATGGTTACCCGCATCCGTAATGGTCAAAATGCAGGTAAAGAAACAATCGTCGTTCCAAACAGCAAACTGCGTCAGGCTGTTTTGTCTGTATTAAAAGAAGAAGGTTTTATTACTGATTTCCGTATTGATGCAATCGATGAACATCGTTCAAATTTGGTTGTTGAATTGAAGTATGTTGGCGGAAACGGTGCAATCCAAGAAATTTCAGTTGTATCCAAACCAGGTCGTCGTGTTTATTCCGGTAGTGCCAAAATGCCAAAGGTATTGAATGGGTTGGGTATCGCAATCGTGTCAACACCAAATGGTGTTATGACAGACCACAAGGCACGTTTGATGAACGTCGGTGGTGAAGTGTTGTGCAAGGTTATCTAA
- the rpsN gene encoding 30S ribosomal protein S14 — protein MAKLALINKQHKREKLVAQYAKKRETIKAKMSVNATPEERIDAMKKLAKLPRNANPTRLRNRCSVTGRSRGFSRLFGLCRQQVRTMASEGKLPGVRKSSW, from the coding sequence ATGGCGAAATTAGCGTTAATTAATAAACAACATAAACGTGAAAAGCTGGTTGCGCAGTATGCAAAAAAGCGTGAAACAATCAAGGCAAAAATGTCTGTTAATGCGACACCAGAAGAAAGAATCGATGCAATGAAAAAGTTGGCAAAATTGCCACGTAATGCAAACCCAACACGTTTGCGCAATCGTTGCAGCGTCACAGGTCGTTCACGCGGGTTCTCGCGTTTGTTCGGTTTGTGCCGTCAGCAGGTGCGTACAATGGCCAGTGAAGGTAAACTGCCAGGTGTACGTAAGTCTAGCTGGTAA
- the rplE gene encoding 50S ribosomal protein L5: protein MQSRLREIYEKEIVPELVKEFGYKNTFAVPKLTKIVLNMGVGEAVSDKKKLDAAVADLTAIAAQKAVKTRAKKSIATYRLREGQEIGTKVTLRGKRMYDFLDKLITVALPRVKDFRGLSKSKFDGRGNYAFGIKEHLIFPEISVDKIDAIRGMDIVIATTAKTDDEARALLTKIGLPLVLK, encoded by the coding sequence ATGCAAAGCAGATTGCGTGAAATTTATGAAAAAGAAATTGTGCCAGAATTGGTTAAAGAATTCGGCTATAAAAATACGTTTGCAGTTCCAAAACTGACAAAAATCGTTTTGAACATGGGCGTTGGTGAAGCAGTGTCTGATAAAAAGAAATTGGATGCAGCGGTTGCTGATTTGACAGCGATTGCAGCCCAGAAAGCAGTTAAGACACGTGCGAAAAAATCAATCGCAACATATCGTCTGCGCGAAGGTCAGGAAATTGGTACAAAAGTTACACTGCGTGGTAAAAGAATGTATGATTTCTTGGATAAACTGATTACAGTTGCGTTGCCACGTGTTAAGGACTTTCGTGGATTGTCAAAATCTAAGTTCGACGGTCGTGGTAATTATGCGTTCGGTATCAAAGAACATTTGATTTTCCCAGAAATTTCTGTTGATAAAATCGATGCCATTCGTGGTATGGATATTGTTATCGCAACAACAGCGAAAACAGATGACGAAGCACGTGCATTGCTGACTAAAATCGGCTTGCCATTGGTTTTGAAATAA
- a CDS encoding 50S ribosomal protein L24 has translation MKIKKGDEVVVISGKFKGVKGKVLEARPAEERVVVEGVNRRKWHIKPTQEQPGHIIDREAPVHVSNVALVDPKTKKATRVGYKVENGKKVRVAKKSGAEI, from the coding sequence ATGAAAATTAAAAAAGGCGACGAAGTCGTAGTTATTTCGGGAAAATTCAAAGGCGTCAAAGGTAAGGTACTGGAAGCACGCCCAGCAGAAGAACGTGTTGTTGTCGAAGGTGTCAATCGTCGTAAATGGCACATCAAACCAACACAGGAACAGCCAGGTCATATCATTGACCGCGAAGCGCCGGTTCATGTTTCCAACGTTGCATTGGTTGATCCAAAAACCAAAAAGGCAACACGCGTTGGTTACAAAGTTGAAAACGGCAAAAAAGTTCGCGTTGCAAAAAAATCTGGTGCTGAGATTTAA
- the rplN gene encoding 50S ribosomal protein L14, whose translation MIQNETVMTVADNSGARKAMCIKVLGGSHRRYATVGDKIVVAIKEAIPRGKVQKGTVQRAIIVRTKFPVKRPDGSIIRFDDNAVVLINKNNFEPIGTRIFGPIAREVRRKYDVQKIVSLAPEVI comes from the coding sequence ATGATTCAAAATGAAACAGTTATGACAGTTGCAGACAACAGTGGTGCACGTAAAGCAATGTGCATCAAGGTTTTGGGCGGTTCTCATCGTCGTTATGCAACAGTTGGCGACAAAATTGTTGTTGCTATTAAAGAAGCCATTCCACGTGGTAAAGTTCAAAAGGGTACAGTACAGCGTGCGATTATCGTTCGTACAAAGTTTCCTGTGAAACGTCCAGACGGTTCTATTATTCGTTTTGACGACAATGCGGTTGTTTTGATTAACAAAAACAACTTTGAACCAATTGGCACACGTATCTTTGGGCCAATTGCCCGTGAAGTTCGTCGTAAATACGATGTTCAGAAAATCGTGTCTTTGGCACCAGAAGTAATCTAA
- the rpsQ gene encoding 30S ribosomal protein S17 → MPRRILQGTVISTANDKTVVVEVERRFRHPLYGKFVKQNKKYKAHDENNEYKIGEIVAIEEHRPISKTKSWVVKGRVGVSKDDAVEVVD, encoded by the coding sequence ATGCCAAGACGTATACTGCAAGGGACAGTTATCAGTACAGCAAACGACAAAACAGTCGTTGTAGAAGTGGAACGTCGTTTCCGTCACCCACTGTACGGTAAGTTCGTTAAGCAGAACAAAAAGTACAAAGCGCACGATGAAAACAATGAATATAAAATTGGTGAAATCGTTGCAATCGAAGAACATCGTCCAATCTCTAAGACAAAGTCTTGGGTTGTTAAGGGGCGCGTTGGTGTTTCCAAAGACGATGCAGTTGAAGTAGTTGACTAA
- the rpmC gene encoding 50S ribosomal protein L29 codes for MAEKKVETELTMEALESKLVDLKKEQMNQRFQHAAGQMPKTHVMRQTRREIARVKTKLNAAKK; via the coding sequence ATGGCAGAAAAGAAAGTTGAAACAGAATTGACGATGGAAGCATTGGAAAGCAAATTGGTTGATTTGAAAAAAGAACAGATGAACCAGCGTTTTCAGCATGCAGCAGGTCAGATGCCAAAAACACATGTTATGCGTCAGACCCGTCGTGAAATTGCACGTGTTAAGACAAAACTGAACGCGGCAAAAAAATAA
- the rplP gene encoding 50S ribosomal protein L16 gives MLMPKKTKFRKQHKGRIHGVAKGGSELAFGSFGLKAMSPERITARQIEAARRAITRHMRRMGKLWIRIFPDVPVTKKPAEVRMGKGKGAVEYWICRVKPGRIMFELDGVKPEVAYEAFALAAAKLPVKTKVVERKVN, from the coding sequence ATGTTAATGCCAAAGAAAACAAAATTTCGCAAACAGCATAAGGGCCGTATTCACGGCGTTGCGAAGGGTGGCAGCGAATTAGCGTTTGGTTCGTTCGGACTGAAGGCGATGTCACCAGAACGTATCACTGCGCGTCAAATCGAAGCAGCGCGTCGTGCAATCACACGTCATATGCGTCGTATGGGTAAACTGTGGATTCGTATATTCCCAGATGTGCCAGTTACCAAGAAACCTGCCGAAGTTCGTATGGGTAAAGGTAAGGGTGCAGTGGAATACTGGATTTGCCGTGTTAAGCCAGGTCGCATCATGTTCGAATTGGATGGTGTAAAACCAGAAGTTGCATATGAAGCGTTCGCATTGGCGGCGGCGAAACTGCCAGTGAAAACAAAAGTTGTTGAACGTAAAGTTAACTAA